In one window of Anaerobacillus alkaliphilus DNA:
- a CDS encoding SRPBCC family protein: MSIRFEVKRTTRVSKQRAYTGLLDLDAAKTWMQGLVGIERLDEGPMKVGSEWKETRKMFGKEATEHFEVVELTEPDKIILRCDGSKGTTGKGEFVFTYILATTNNATEITLNGEINGLTGFSRFIGKLMVGTFKKACAKDLDALITHLEK, encoded by the coding sequence GAGTATACGTTTTGAAGTGAAGAGAACTACCAGAGTTTCGAAACAAAGAGCTTACACAGGATTACTTGATCTTGATGCAGCTAAAACCTGGATGCAGGGATTGGTCGGCATCGAGAGGTTGGACGAGGGTCCGATGAAGGTGGGAAGTGAGTGGAAGGAAACGAGAAAGATGTTCGGGAAAGAAGCTACAGAACATTTTGAAGTTGTTGAACTCACGGAACCAGACAAAATTATACTTCGCTGTGATGGGTCGAAAGGCACCACCGGCAAAGGGGAATTTGTGTTTACATACATATTAGCTACAACAAATAACGCTACTGAGATTACCTTGAACGGAGAGATTAATGGACTGACTGGTTTCTCAAGATTTATCGGTAAATTGATGGTAGGAACCTTTAAAAAAGCTTGTGCCAAAGATTTAGACGCATTAATTACCCATTTGGAAAAATAA